A genomic segment from Alteribacillus bidgolensis encodes:
- a CDS encoding Na+/H+ antiporter NhaC family protein codes for MNEPSILSLLPPILALLMIVATRKVLPSLGVGIIIGALVLSDWSITEGAVLIWEIFAGIFVADGSINDWELYIIFFLLILGIMAALISFSGGSRAFGEWALKRVKTRIGAQLVTLLFGILVFIDDYFNSLTVGQVSRPLTDRHHISRAKLAYIVDSVAAPICVIAPLSSWGAYIITIIADILSSHNQTQYGGLQAFLYMVPMNFYAMTALLFVFLAIVWKLDFGPMRTHEKRAIMHHQVLDPDRTGVPGEQSQHLDEHKGKVRDLIIPILVLIASTVVFMIVTGAQAADEVTALSVFAETDVASSLVYGGLIGLGVTVLLTLTKRPAVTGFIKTVFAGMQSMLPAIYILILAWIIVSIIDQLGTGQYLADFIDGTIPLFLLPALLFLLAGFMAFSTGTSWGTFSILLPIAGEIAAALDISLILPMLAAVLAGSILGDHCSPISDTTILSSTGAGSHHIDHVITQLPYAFFSAVGAFAGYLILGATGSTLTGLTAALLITIGIAFLFKITRKPIADENKG; via the coding sequence ATGAACGAGCCGTCTATTCTGTCGCTGCTCCCCCCTATTCTTGCTTTATTAATGATTGTTGCGACAAGAAAAGTTCTTCCTTCCCTGGGTGTTGGGATTATTATCGGTGCTTTAGTTCTTAGCGATTGGTCAATCACCGAAGGAGCTGTCCTCATTTGGGAAATATTTGCCGGCATTTTTGTAGCAGATGGTTCTATCAATGACTGGGAATTATATATTATTTTCTTTTTACTTATTCTCGGCATCATGGCAGCTCTCATAAGTTTTTCGGGCGGAAGCCGTGCATTTGGGGAGTGGGCGTTAAAACGAGTAAAAACGAGGATAGGAGCACAGCTTGTGACCTTGCTATTTGGTATCCTTGTTTTTATTGATGATTACTTTAACAGTTTAACAGTCGGTCAAGTAAGCCGGCCGCTAACAGACAGGCACCACATCTCTAGAGCAAAGCTTGCATATATTGTTGACTCTGTCGCTGCACCGATTTGTGTAATCGCGCCCCTATCGAGCTGGGGAGCCTACATTATTACCATCATTGCGGACATTCTCAGCAGTCATAACCAAACACAATACGGAGGCCTTCAGGCATTTCTCTACATGGTGCCTATGAATTTTTATGCTATGACTGCTCTTTTATTCGTTTTTCTAGCCATCGTCTGGAAACTTGACTTTGGTCCGATGCGTACCCATGAAAAACGTGCCATCATGCATCATCAAGTGCTTGACCCTGATCGTACTGGTGTACCTGGTGAACAATCTCAGCATCTAGACGAGCATAAAGGAAAAGTTCGTGATTTAATAATTCCTATACTCGTTCTCATTGCCAGTACGGTTGTATTTATGATTGTAACGGGTGCACAAGCTGCTGATGAAGTAACAGCCTTATCGGTTTTTGCTGAAACGGACGTAGCAAGTTCCCTTGTTTACGGCGGTTTAATTGGACTTGGGGTGACTGTGCTGCTTACTTTGACAAAGAGGCCTGCTGTTACTGGTTTTATCAAAACCGTTTTTGCGGGGATGCAATCAATGCTTCCTGCTATTTATATTTTAATTCTTGCGTGGATTATTGTTAGCATTATTGATCAGTTAGGAACCGGCCAATATTTAGCCGACTTTATCGATGGAACCATTCCTTTATTCTTGCTTCCAGCACTTCTGTTTTTACTAGCAGGATTTATGGCATTTTCTACTGGAACGTCGTGGGGGACATTTTCTATCTTACTTCCCATTGCTGGTGAAATAGCAGCGGCTTTGGATATCTCTTTAATCCTGCCTATGCTTGCAGCCGTTCTGGCGGGTTCTATTTTAGGCGATCATTGTTCGCCTATTTCTGACACCACTATTTTGTCATCAACAGGGGCAGGAAGTCATCATATTGATCACGTAATCACTCAGCTGCCTTATGCTTTTTTCTCTGCTGTAGGTGCATTTGCTGGCTATCTCATTCTTGGTGCAACGGGAAGTACACTTACAGGACTTACTGCTGCACTTCTCATAACAATTGGTATTGCTTTTCTCTTTAAAATAACAAGGAAACCTATAGCAGACGAAAACAAAGGATAA